From a single Streptomyces misionensis genomic region:
- a CDS encoding DNA repair helicase XPB — MNGPLIVQSDKTLLLEVDHERADDCRRAIAPFAELERAPEHIHTYRVTPLGLWNARAAGHDAEQVVDALVQYSRYPVPHALLVDIAETMDRYGRLTLSKHPAHGLVLTTTDRPVLEEVLKSKRIAPLVGARIDPDTVVVHPSERGQIKQTLLKLGWPAEDLAGYVDGEAHPIELREDGWALRPYQRQAVENFWHGGSGVVVLPCGAGKTLVGAASMAEAKSTTLILVTNTVSARQWKHELVKRTSLTEDEIGEYSGTRKEIRPVTIATYQVLTTRRKGVYPHLELFDSRDWGLIVYDEVHLLPAPVFKFTADLQARRRLGLTATLVREDGRESDVFSLIGPKRFDAPWKEIEAQGYIAPADCVEVRVNLTESERLAYATAETEEKYRFCATTDTKRKVTEAIVRRFAGQQVLVIGQYIDQLDELGEHLNAPVIKGETSNAQREKLFDAFREGEINVLVVSKVANFSIDLPEATVAIQVSGTFGSRQEEAQRLGRVLRPKADGHQAHFYSVVARDTIDQDFAAHRQRFLAEQGYAYRIMDADELLSETEG; from the coding sequence GTGAATGGTCCACTGATCGTCCAGTCCGACAAGACCCTGCTCCTGGAAGTCGACCACGAGCGCGCCGACGACTGCCGCCGGGCCATCGCGCCGTTCGCCGAGCTGGAGCGGGCCCCCGAGCACATCCACACCTACCGGGTGACGCCGCTCGGCCTGTGGAACGCGCGGGCCGCGGGGCACGACGCGGAGCAGGTCGTGGACGCGCTGGTGCAGTACAGCCGCTATCCGGTGCCGCACGCGCTGCTGGTGGACATCGCCGAGACGATGGACCGCTACGGCCGCCTCACCCTCTCCAAGCACCCCGCGCACGGACTGGTCCTGACGACCACGGACCGGCCGGTGCTGGAGGAGGTGCTGAAGTCCAAGCGGATCGCCCCGCTGGTCGGTGCCCGGATCGACCCCGACACCGTGGTGGTCCACCCCTCCGAGCGCGGGCAGATCAAGCAGACGCTGCTGAAGCTCGGCTGGCCGGCCGAGGACCTCGCCGGTTACGTGGACGGCGAGGCGCACCCCATCGAGCTGCGCGAGGACGGCTGGGCGCTGCGGCCGTACCAGAGGCAGGCCGTGGAGAACTTCTGGCACGGCGGCAGCGGTGTCGTCGTGCTGCCCTGTGGCGCGGGCAAGACGCTGGTGGGCGCCGCCTCCATGGCCGAGGCGAAGTCGACCACGCTCATCCTGGTCACCAACACCGTCTCCGCCCGGCAGTGGAAGCACGAGCTGGTGAAGCGGACGTCGCTGACCGAGGACGAGATCGGCGAGTACAGCGGCACCCGCAAGGAGATCCGCCCGGTCACCATCGCGACCTACCAGGTGCTGACCACCCGGCGGAAGGGCGTCTATCCGCACTTGGAGCTGTTCGACTCCCGGGACTGGGGTCTGATCGTCTACGACGAGGTGCATCTGCTGCCGGCTCCCGTCTTCAAGTTCACCGCCGATCTCCAGGCACGGCGGCGGCTGGGGCTGACCGCCACGCTGGTGCGCGAGGACGGCCGTGAGTCGGACGTGTTCTCCCTGATCGGGCCCAAGCGGTTCGACGCGCCCTGGAAGGAGATCGAGGCGCAGGGCTACATCGCGCCCGCCGACTGCGTCGAGGTCCGGGTGAACCTGACGGAGTCCGAGCGGCTGGCGTACGCCACGGCCGAGACGGAGGAGAAGTACCGCTTCTGCGCCACCACGGACACCAAGCGGAAGGTCACGGAGGCGATCGTCCGCCGGTTCGCGGGTCAGCAGGTCCTCGTCATCGGCCAGTACATCGATCAACTCGATGAACTGGGCGAGCACTTGAACGCCCCGGTCATCAAGGGCGAGACCTCCAACGCCCAGCGCGAGAAGCTCTTCGACGCCTTCCGCGAGGGCGAGATCAACGTGCTGGTGGTGTCCAAGGTCGCCAACTTCTCCATCGACCTGCCCGAGGCCACGGTCGCCATCCAGGTGTCCGGCACCTTCGGCTCCCGCCAGGAGGAGGCCCAGCGGCTCGGCCGGGTGCTGCGGCCCAAGGCCGACGGCCACCAGGCCCACTTCTACTCGGTCGTCGCCCGCGACACCATCGACCAGGACTTCGCCGCCCACCGCCAGCGCTTCCTGGCCGAGCAGGGCTACGCCTACCGGATCATGGACGCCGACGAGCTGCTGTCGGAGACGGAGGGCTGA
- a CDS encoding HelD family protein: MREDVEALDIRDVTANWVNAEVLSRQIDDRIKALADLSDTPLFFGRLDYLHAPGAEQAEGAQGEQFYIGRRHVHDADGDPMVIDWRAPVSQPFYRASKKDPMDIGLRRRFGYTGGDLTAYEDERLSDPAEAATTSKLLQQEIERPRVGPMRDIVATIQPEQDEIVRSGLGGTVCVQGGPGTGKTAVGLHRVAYLLYAHRERLARTGTLVIGPNKSFLHYIEQVLPALGELSVQQATVDDLVAQVEVRGTDEAAAAVVKGDARMAEVLRRALYSYVTTPTEPVVVVRGSRRWRVPAYELEELVRQLLDRDIRYGAAREALPQRIAHAVLVQMERAGEAPDDRVQDAVARNSAVKAAVKAIWPAVDPAKLVLRLLCEPEFLAEHAEGVLDEDEQKTILWAKPARSVKSAKWSAADAVLIDEAADLIQRTHSLGHVVLDEAQDLSPMQYRAVGRRCTTGSATVLGDLAQGTTPWATRSWHEALAHLGKPDGVIEELTAGFRVPTDVITYASRLLPHIAPGLTPVASVRENPGFFEVRPIDTTDQVVAACEELLRNEGSTGLIAADARIPALAEALTAAGIGYLAPGEETTRETRLTLVPASLAKGLEYDYVVLDEPQAVVDGEPDERTGLRRLYVALTRAVSGLVVTHAAPLPEQLV; encoded by the coding sequence ATGCGGGAGGACGTGGAGGCGCTGGACATCCGGGACGTCACCGCCAACTGGGTCAACGCCGAAGTGCTCAGCCGCCAGATCGACGACCGCATCAAGGCGCTGGCCGACCTCAGCGACACCCCGCTGTTCTTCGGCCGGCTCGACTACCTGCACGCACCGGGGGCGGAGCAGGCCGAGGGCGCGCAGGGCGAGCAGTTCTACATCGGGCGGCGGCACGTGCACGACGCCGACGGCGACCCCATGGTCATCGACTGGCGCGCCCCGGTCTCGCAGCCGTTCTACCGGGCCTCGAAGAAGGACCCGATGGACATCGGGCTGCGCCGCCGCTTCGGCTACACCGGCGGCGACCTGACCGCGTACGAGGACGAGCGGCTGTCCGACCCCGCCGAGGCGGCCACCACCAGCAAGCTGCTCCAGCAGGAGATCGAGCGCCCGCGCGTCGGCCCGATGCGCGACATCGTCGCCACCATCCAGCCCGAGCAGGACGAGATCGTCCGCAGCGGGCTGGGCGGCACGGTCTGCGTCCAGGGCGGTCCCGGCACCGGCAAGACCGCCGTCGGCCTGCACCGCGTGGCGTACCTGCTGTACGCGCACCGGGAGCGCCTCGCCCGCACCGGCACCCTGGTCATCGGCCCGAACAAGTCGTTCCTGCACTACATCGAGCAGGTGCTGCCGGCCCTCGGCGAGCTGTCCGTGCAGCAGGCCACCGTGGACGACCTGGTGGCGCAGGTGGAGGTGCGCGGCACCGACGAGGCGGCCGCCGCGGTGGTCAAGGGCGACGCCCGGATGGCCGAGGTGCTGCGCCGGGCCCTGTACTCGTACGTGACCACGCCGACCGAGCCGGTGGTGGTCGTGCGCGGGTCGCGGCGCTGGCGGGTCCCGGCGTACGAACTGGAGGAGCTGGTCCGGCAGTTGCTGGACCGGGACATCCGGTACGGCGCCGCCCGCGAAGCCCTGCCGCAGCGGATCGCGCACGCGGTGCTGGTGCAGATGGAGCGGGCCGGCGAGGCACCGGACGACCGGGTGCAGGACGCGGTGGCGCGCAACAGCGCGGTGAAGGCGGCCGTGAAGGCGATCTGGCCGGCCGTCGACCCGGCGAAGCTGGTGCTGCGGCTGCTCTGCGAGCCGGAGTTCCTCGCCGAGCACGCCGAGGGCGTCCTGGACGAGGACGAGCAGAAGACGATCCTGTGGGCCAAGCCCGCGCGCAGCGTGAAGTCGGCCAAGTGGTCCGCCGCGGACGCGGTGCTGATCGACGAGGCGGCCGACCTGATCCAGCGCACGCACTCGCTCGGGCACGTGGTCCTGGACGAGGCGCAGGACCTCTCCCCGATGCAGTACCGCGCGGTGGGCCGCCGCTGCACCACGGGCAGCGCCACCGTGCTGGGCGACCTGGCGCAGGGCACGACGCCCTGGGCGACGCGGAGTTGGCACGAGGCGCTGGCCCACCTGGGCAAACCGGACGGCGTCATCGAGGAGTTGACGGCCGGTTTCCGTGTGCCGACCGACGTCATCACGTACGCCTCCCGGCTGCTCCCGCACATCGCGCCCGGTCTGACCCCGGTCGCCTCCGTCCGTGAGAACCCGGGCTTCTTCGAGGTCCGCCCGATCGACACCACGGACCAAGTCGTCGCGGCCTGCGAGGAGTTGCTGCGCAACGAGGGCTCGACGGGCCTGATCGCCGCCGACGCCCGGATCCCGGCGCTGGCCGAGGCGCTGACGGCGGCGGGCATCGGGTACCTGGCCCCGGGCGAGGAGACCACCCGCGAGACCCGGCTGACCCTGGTGCCGGCCTCGCTCGCCAAGGGCCTGGAGTACGACTACGTGGTGCTCGACGAACCGCAGGCCGTGGTGGACGGCGAACCGGACGAGCGGACCGGGCTGCGGCGCCTGTACGTGGCCCTCACCCGAGCGGTCTCCGGCCTGGTCGTGACCCATGCGGCACCCCTTCCGGAGCAACTCGTCTAG
- a CDS encoding SPFH domain-containing protein — MFGYRVPAPDEAMLISGGRRGLGGAPFRVVTGHGKFVVPFFRKTRFLSLAMCESEVTETCVTKQGIALHVRAVIAFKVGNDHESIINAGQRFLSDQDQMSVLTGRIFAGHLRAIIGSMTVEEIVTERQKLAAEVLDTSKTEMAKIGLIVDSLQIQSIDDGDTGYIDAMSAPHKAAIQRQAQIAQAQATQAAVEAEQEAARRQAEYARKTAVVKAEYSAEVDRAQAQAAQAGPLAQAHAQREVLDAQTELAERQALLRQKQLVAEVVKPAEAEAERVRILAAAEAQRMKIQAEAAASYDRVALDRMLIDQLPQIVKEAAGGLSGANVNVLNGADGLGEIAAGLVSQGLTILDSVRQNLGGQESDGRRTEENRNNGLLQLHSGKNKKSDDGPVDVD, encoded by the coding sequence ATGTTCGGATACCGCGTACCCGCGCCCGACGAGGCGATGCTGATCTCGGGCGGGCGACGGGGACTGGGGGGCGCGCCGTTCCGAGTGGTGACGGGCCACGGCAAGTTCGTGGTCCCGTTCTTCCGCAAGACCCGCTTCCTCTCCCTCGCGATGTGCGAGTCGGAGGTCACCGAGACCTGTGTGACCAAGCAGGGCATCGCCCTGCACGTGCGCGCGGTCATCGCCTTCAAGGTCGGCAACGACCACGAGAGCATCATCAACGCGGGCCAGCGCTTCCTCTCCGACCAGGACCAGATGTCGGTGCTCACCGGCCGGATCTTCGCCGGCCATCTGCGCGCGATCATCGGCTCGATGACCGTCGAGGAGATCGTCACCGAACGGCAGAAGCTGGCCGCGGAGGTGCTGGACACCTCCAAGACCGAGATGGCCAAGATCGGCCTGATCGTGGACTCGCTCCAGATCCAGTCGATCGACGACGGCGACACCGGCTACATCGACGCGATGTCCGCCCCGCACAAGGCGGCCATCCAGCGCCAGGCGCAGATCGCGCAGGCGCAGGCCACGCAGGCGGCCGTGGAGGCAGAGCAGGAGGCGGCCCGCCGGCAGGCGGAGTACGCCCGGAAGACCGCGGTCGTCAAGGCCGAGTACTCGGCCGAGGTGGACCGCGCGCAGGCGCAGGCGGCGCAGGCCGGTCCGCTGGCGCAGGCGCACGCGCAGCGGGAGGTGCTGGACGCGCAGACCGAGTTGGCCGAGCGGCAGGCGCTGCTGCGGCAGAAGCAGCTGGTGGCGGAGGTCGTGAAGCCGGCCGAGGCGGAGGCGGAGCGGGTGCGCATCCTCGCGGCGGCGGAGGCCCAGCGGATGAAGATCCAGGCGGAGGCGGCGGCCTCGTACGACCGGGTCGCGCTGGACCGGATGCTGATCGACCAGCTGCCGCAGATCGTGAAGGAGGCGGCCGGCGGTCTGTCCGGCGCCAACGTCAACGTCCTGAACGGCGCGGACGGCCTCGGCGAGATCGCGGCCGGCCTGGTCTCCCAGGGCCTGACCATCCTGGACTCGGTCCGGCAGAACCTCGGCGGCCAGGAGTCCGACGGCCGCCGCACCGAGGAGAACCGCAACAACGGACTGCTCCAGCTGCACTCGGGCAAGAACAAGAAGTCGGACGACGGCCCGGTGGACGTCGACTGA
- a CDS encoding copper homeostasis protein CutC has translation MSKRAVLEVIALDIEDAVAAQAGGADRLELVTEMAADGLTPSAATVAGIRAAVDIELRVMLRLADGFAAGAVERLLRVADEMRSVGADQFVLGFLDADGGVDLAAVERVVAALDGCRWTFHRAIDRAADRDALRKQLADLPGLDTYLTAGSATGVDEGLPTLLAEFGRQGEPGYDQTILVGGGLRLEHVPPLLAAGLDAFHIGGAARPQGWHGPVSEASVKEWRRVLDGAAGQGLTG, from the coding sequence ATGAGCAAGCGTGCAGTCCTGGAGGTGATCGCCCTCGACATCGAGGACGCGGTCGCCGCCCAGGCCGGGGGTGCGGATCGCCTGGAGCTGGTCACCGAGATGGCGGCCGACGGGCTCACCCCGTCCGCCGCCACCGTCGCCGGCATCCGCGCCGCCGTGGACATCGAGCTGCGCGTGATGCTCCGCCTGGCGGACGGGTTCGCGGCCGGCGCCGTGGAGCGGCTGCTCCGTGTGGCGGACGAGATGCGGTCGGTGGGCGCCGACCAGTTCGTGCTCGGCTTCCTCGACGCGGACGGCGGAGTGGACCTGGCCGCCGTGGAGCGGGTCGTCGCCGCGCTGGACGGCTGCCGGTGGACCTTCCACCGCGCCATCGACCGCGCCGCCGACCGCGACGCCCTGCGCAAGCAGCTCGCCGACCTGCCCGGCCTCGACACCTACCTCACCGCGGGCTCCGCCACCGGCGTGGACGAGGGGCTGCCCACCCTGCTCGCCGAGTTCGGCCGCCAGGGCGAACCCGGCTACGACCAGACCATCCTCGTCGGCGGCGGGCTGCGCCTGGAGCACGTCCCGCCCCTGCTCGCCGCCGGCCTCGACGCCTTCCACATCGGCGGCGCGGCCCGCCCCCAGGGCTGGCACGGACCGGTGTCCGAGGCGTCCGTCAAGGAGTGGCGCCGGGTCCTGGACGGAGCGGCCGGCCAGGGCCTCACCGGGTAG
- a CDS encoding maleylpyruvate isomerase family mycothiol-dependent enzyme: MTDLREGRDPELPGRLLTIERDALIPLLRDRPAADFALPVPACPGWTVRDVLAHCSAVLSRVVERRFEKGVFSPEANDRDIAERAAWTDGQVVDELERGMTEAGAVLARGDGRLDAVALGEWVHAGDVREVLGAPGAYAGAGLPYALDLLARYTRVLDHVPLHADLDELDEPLLLGATAPGAPPARYIGDAPTLVRLYSGRSVDGRGYELAGATVAELNVFG, encoded by the coding sequence ATGACTGATCTGCGTGAGGGACGGGATCCCGAACTGCCCGGGCGGCTGCTGACGATCGAGCGGGACGCCCTGATACCGCTGCTGCGTGACCGGCCCGCCGCCGACTTCGCCCTGCCGGTGCCCGCGTGTCCGGGCTGGACCGTGCGGGATGTGCTGGCCCACTGTTCCGCCGTGCTGAGCCGGGTGGTGGAGCGGCGGTTCGAGAAGGGGGTGTTCTCGCCGGAGGCCAACGACCGGGACATCGCCGAGCGCGCCGCATGGACCGACGGCCAGGTGGTGGACGAGCTGGAGCGCGGGATGACCGAGGCCGGTGCGGTGCTCGCACGGGGGGACGGGCGCCTGGACGCCGTCGCCCTCGGCGAGTGGGTGCACGCGGGGGACGTCCGGGAGGTGCTCGGCGCGCCGGGCGCGTACGCGGGCGCGGGCCTGCCGTACGCCCTCGATCTGCTGGCCCGGTACACCCGTGTGCTGGACCACGTGCCCCTCCACGCCGACCTGGACGAACTGGACGAGCCGCTGCTGCTGGGCGCCACCGCCCCGGGTGCCCCGCCCGCGCGCTACATCGGCGACGCCCCCACCCTCGTACGGCTCTACTCGGGCCGCTCGGTCGACGGCCGCGGGTACGAGCTGGCCGGGGCGACGGTGGCGGAGCTGAACGTGTTCGGCTGA